A single genomic interval of Microbacterium sp. zg-Y1090 harbors:
- a CDS encoding ketopantoate reductase family protein — protein sequence MSRYLVIGAGAVGGLLAAQWAAAQVPVVLIAREPTRAAIARDGVRVRRPGGDDVVAVEVAGSLAVARPTAADTVVLAVKAPDVEEAVAAIAWTPLADGRGVVADLPILTLQGGLAAERIALRRFATVIGVSLGAPVGLIAPGVIAAAAHPIVGAAWLGGYPHSLPAEEERHRLALAAAGFAASVEPDIAAAKRRKLIASLAGAVEVFDAPQEQLERAADAVEAEARAVFAAAGLAVAPPRPGARLEVGEVPGFATGRGSVWQGFARGAASEADHLSGEVALVARQTGVDAPLNTAVARALGALAHRRGRPGELPLPAEFGSALFGGVSARTRR from the coding sequence GTGAGCCGCTACCTCGTCATCGGCGCCGGCGCAGTGGGAGGGCTGCTGGCCGCGCAGTGGGCCGCTGCGCAGGTGCCGGTGGTGCTGATCGCACGCGAGCCGACGCGCGCCGCCATCGCACGCGACGGGGTGAGGGTGCGCCGGCCGGGCGGCGACGACGTCGTGGCGGTGGAGGTCGCCGGCTCGCTGGCGGTCGCCCGCCCGACGGCGGCCGACACCGTCGTGCTGGCGGTCAAGGCGCCGGATGTCGAAGAAGCGGTCGCCGCGATCGCGTGGACTCCGCTGGCCGACGGCCGCGGGGTCGTCGCCGACCTTCCGATCCTCACGCTGCAGGGTGGACTGGCGGCCGAGCGCATCGCGCTGCGCCGGTTCGCGACGGTGATCGGGGTGTCGCTGGGGGCGCCCGTCGGCCTGATCGCGCCCGGCGTGATCGCCGCGGCGGCGCACCCGATCGTGGGCGCGGCGTGGTTGGGGGGCTACCCCCACTCCCTTCCCGCGGAGGAGGAGCGCCACCGCCTGGCGCTGGCCGCGGCGGGCTTCGCCGCCTCGGTCGAGCCCGACATCGCCGCCGCCAAGAGACGCAAGCTCATCGCCAGCCTCGCCGGTGCGGTCGAGGTCTTCGATGCGCCGCAGGAGCAGCTCGAGCGCGCCGCCGACGCGGTCGAGGCCGAGGCGCGCGCCGTCTTCGCCGCTGCCGGGTTGGCCGTCGCCCCGCCACGGCCGGGCGCGCGGCTGGAGGTCGGCGAGGTGCCCGGATTCGCGACGGGTCGCGGGTCGGTGTGGCAGGGGTTCGCGCGAGGGGCCGCGAGCGAGGCCGACCACCTCAGCGGCGAGGTCGCGCTCGTCGCCCGGCAGACCGGTGTCGACGCTCCGCTGAACACGGCGGTCGCGCGCGCGCTGGGAGCACTCGCCCACCGCCGGGGGCGGCCGGGTGAGCTGCCGCTGCCCGCCGAGTTCGGCTCCGCCCTCTTCGGCGGAGTATCCGCGCGGACGCGACGGTGA
- a CDS encoding alpha-galactosidase: MPTSPLIHLSAAGVSLVVAAERDRLPAILHWGAAIVAADADLQAFALAERRRGIDDVSDVPYRPSILPEHAAGWFGRPGLSVHTAGAGWAPQLRVRRVRVDEREPDSEVTQTGAGRITVDAGDPGAGIDVRIELELAPAGLVRTRVRVRNAAADGEPLEVQSVAPALPVPTRATDVLDFAGRWAHERIPQRHAVVRGTHARTSRRGRTGLDATTVLAAGVPGFSSDAGEVWLSHVGFSGDHEHALDRDDASLAFRGSEVLLPGEVRLRGGEEYETPWIHGSYGVGLDAAAARFHAHLRGISRSSRRDRPVTLNVWEAVYFDHDPAVLADLAVQAAALGVERFVLDDGWFRGRRDDRAGLGDWEPDPTVWPDGLRPLADEVRRQGMEFGLWVEPEMINEDSDLARAHPDWMLRAGPELPARYRFQQVLDLTNPDAFAHILGTLDGLITDIGVAYLKWDHNRDLVAAGHPATGAPAVHDQTLALYRMLDELRARHPQLEIESCASGGGRVDLGILARADRVHPSDSHDPIDRFHILRWTGLLVPPEMMGSHVASPVSSVTGRTHDLHYRCAVAFLGHFGIEWDIRELAADDRAALQRWIADYRRFRGLIQTGAAVGGGELDPAGPALRGVVAPDRGEGLFTIVTPATTPDTLSRVRLPGLADERRYRVTSTAPESLGPPWQVPDWLRLTPGLGRAGDAPVLSGSMLRTVGLEFPTFHPERAAVVHVAAVD; this comes from the coding sequence ATGCCCACCTCCCCTCTGATCCATCTCTCCGCCGCCGGCGTCTCGCTGGTCGTGGCCGCGGAGCGCGACCGCCTGCCCGCGATCCTGCACTGGGGGGCTGCGATCGTCGCCGCCGACGCCGATCTGCAGGCGTTCGCGCTCGCTGAGCGCCGCCGCGGGATCGACGACGTCTCCGACGTGCCGTACCGGCCGAGCATCCTCCCGGAGCACGCCGCCGGGTGGTTCGGGCGACCGGGACTGAGCGTGCACACGGCGGGCGCCGGCTGGGCGCCGCAGCTGCGCGTGCGGAGGGTGCGCGTCGATGAGCGGGAGCCGGACAGCGAGGTCACGCAGACCGGAGCGGGGCGCATCACCGTCGACGCCGGCGACCCGGGCGCCGGGATCGACGTGCGGATCGAGCTGGAGCTGGCCCCGGCCGGGCTGGTGCGCACGCGGGTGAGGGTGCGCAACGCCGCGGCGGACGGCGAGCCGCTCGAGGTGCAGTCCGTCGCGCCGGCACTGCCGGTGCCCACGCGCGCGACCGACGTGCTCGACTTCGCCGGGCGGTGGGCGCACGAGCGCATCCCGCAGCGGCATGCCGTCGTCCGTGGCACGCACGCCCGCACCTCGCGGCGCGGTCGCACCGGGCTGGATGCCACGACCGTTCTCGCCGCCGGCGTGCCGGGGTTCTCCTCCGACGCCGGCGAAGTGTGGCTGTCGCACGTGGGGTTCAGTGGCGACCACGAGCACGCGCTGGACCGCGACGATGCGAGTCTGGCCTTCCGCGGCAGCGAGGTGCTGCTGCCCGGCGAGGTGCGGCTGCGGGGCGGTGAGGAGTACGAGACGCCGTGGATCCACGGCAGCTACGGCGTCGGCCTGGATGCCGCCGCTGCGCGGTTCCACGCGCACCTGCGGGGGATCTCGCGGTCATCGCGCCGCGACCGGCCGGTGACCCTCAACGTCTGGGAGGCGGTCTACTTCGACCACGACCCGGCGGTGCTCGCCGACCTCGCCGTGCAGGCCGCGGCACTGGGTGTCGAACGCTTCGTGCTCGACGACGGCTGGTTCCGCGGCCGCCGCGACGACCGTGCGGGCCTCGGGGACTGGGAGCCGGACCCCACGGTCTGGCCCGACGGGCTGCGTCCTCTCGCCGATGAGGTGCGACGACAGGGGATGGAGTTCGGGCTGTGGGTGGAGCCGGAGATGATCAACGAGGACTCCGACCTCGCCCGCGCCCACCCCGACTGGATGCTGCGCGCCGGCCCGGAGCTGCCCGCCCGCTACCGGTTCCAGCAGGTGCTGGACCTCACGAACCCCGACGCGTTCGCCCACATCCTCGGCACGCTCGACGGACTGATCACCGACATCGGCGTCGCCTACCTCAAGTGGGATCACAACCGGGACCTCGTCGCGGCCGGCCACCCGGCCACCGGCGCCCCCGCGGTGCACGATCAGACCCTCGCGCTGTACCGGATGCTCGACGAGCTGCGCGCCCGGCACCCGCAGCTCGAGATCGAGAGCTGCGCCTCGGGCGGAGGCCGCGTCGACCTCGGCATCCTCGCGCGCGCCGACCGCGTGCACCCCTCGGACAGCCACGACCCGATCGACCGCTTCCACATCCTGCGCTGGACCGGCCTGCTCGTGCCGCCGGAGATGATGGGGTCGCACGTGGCCTCACCGGTGTCGAGCGTGACGGGCCGCACCCACGATCTGCACTACCGCTGCGCGGTGGCCTTCCTCGGGCACTTCGGCATCGAATGGGACATCCGGGAGCTGGCAGCGGACGACCGTGCCGCGCTGCAGCGGTGGATCGCGGACTACCGCCGCTTCCGCGGGCTCATCCAGACCGGCGCCGCCGTCGGTGGTGGCGAGCTCGACCCCGCCGGTCCGGCGCTGCGGGGCGTGGTCGCCCCCGACCGGGGCGAGGGTCTCTTCACGATCGTGACGCCCGCCACCACGCCCGACACGCTCTCCCGCGTGCGGCTGCCGGGCTTGGCCGACGAGCGACGCTACCGGGTCACCTCGACCGCGCCGGAGTCGCTCGGCCCGCCGTGGCAGGTGCCCGACTGGCTGCGGCTGACCCCGGGGCTGGGTCGCGCGGGAGACGCCCCGGTGCTCTCGGGCTCGATGCTGCGCACGGTGGGACTCGAATTCCCCACGTTCCACCCCGAGCGCGCCGCGGTCGTGCACGTCGCGGCGGTGGACTGA
- the msuE gene encoding FMN reductase yields MSVDVGVGAAAPLRVVGVSGSLHAPSKTTVLVEAIVSALAARVPVASTIIDIADLGGSFAGALTRAELGAPARQALHDIETADLLVVASPVYRASFTGLFKHLFDFVEQYALVGTPVIVAATGGGDRHALILEHQLRPLFGFFQALTLPVGVYASAADFDGYALTSPAVRARIDQAVDGGLPLIRKAVAQEVSRYVSTW; encoded by the coding sequence GTGAGCGTCGACGTCGGCGTGGGCGCTGCCGCGCCGCTGCGGGTGGTCGGCGTGTCCGGCTCGCTGCACGCCCCGAGCAAGACCACGGTGCTCGTCGAGGCCATCGTCTCCGCCCTCGCCGCCCGGGTGCCCGTGGCATCCACGATCATCGACATCGCCGACCTCGGCGGCTCGTTCGCCGGGGCGCTGACCCGGGCGGAGCTCGGTGCGCCGGCCCGGCAGGCGCTGCACGACATCGAGACGGCCGACCTGCTCGTGGTGGCGAGCCCGGTCTACCGTGCGTCGTTCACGGGCCTGTTCAAGCACCTGTTCGACTTCGTCGAGCAGTACGCACTGGTGGGCACGCCCGTGATCGTCGCGGCGACCGGCGGCGGTGATCGGCACGCGCTCATCCTCGAGCACCAGCTGCGCCCGCTGTTCGGGTTCTTCCAGGCGCTCACGCTGCCGGTGGGGGTATACGCCAGCGCCGCCGACTTCGACGGCTACGCGCTGACGTCGCCCGCGGTGCGGGCGCGCATCGACCAGGCCGTCGACGGCGGTCTGCCGCTCATCCGCAAGGCGGTCGCGCAGGAGGTGTCGCGGTACGTGTCGACCTGGTGA
- a CDS encoding carbohydrate ABC transporter permease gives MSDVIDQAVPQSPQEALVRPQLNRRRHGGRVGKVGWPVYALLIGAVFISVFPLYYMFVIASVGASAVTSIPPRLYPGFNFADIAAKVFETVPFFQSLLNSVIVSLTVAVITAILCALAGFAFAKLQFPGRNALFLIVLLTMTVPAQLSVIPQYLIISWLDWVDTLQAIIVPGLASAFGIFWMRQHMSTTLNDELMQAARIDGANSWQIFWRIGFPVVRPAAFVLGLITFTSVWNDFMWPFIVLKSPELFTVQIVLKQLQANRTIDLALTMGGSFMATLPLLIVFFFVGRRMVAGIMDGAFKG, from the coding sequence ATGTCCGACGTGATCGATCAGGCGGTCCCGCAATCACCGCAGGAAGCCCTGGTCCGCCCCCAGCTGAACCGGCGCCGCCACGGCGGGCGGGTGGGCAAGGTGGGCTGGCCCGTCTACGCGCTGCTCATCGGCGCGGTCTTCATCAGCGTCTTCCCGCTCTATTACATGTTCGTCATCGCCTCGGTGGGAGCGAGCGCGGTCACGTCGATCCCGCCGCGGCTGTACCCGGGTTTCAACTTCGCCGACATCGCCGCGAAGGTCTTCGAGACGGTGCCGTTCTTCCAGTCGCTGCTCAACAGCGTCATCGTGTCGCTGACGGTCGCGGTCATCACCGCGATCCTGTGCGCCCTCGCCGGCTTCGCGTTCGCGAAGCTGCAGTTCCCCGGCCGCAATGCGCTGTTCCTCATCGTCCTGCTGACGATGACCGTTCCGGCGCAGCTGAGCGTGATCCCGCAGTACCTGATCATCTCCTGGCTGGACTGGGTCGACACCCTGCAGGCGATCATCGTGCCGGGGCTCGCGAGCGCGTTCGGCATCTTCTGGATGCGTCAGCACATGTCCACGACCCTCAACGACGAGCTGATGCAGGCCGCGCGCATCGACGGAGCCAACAGCTGGCAGATCTTCTGGCGCATCGGCTTCCCCGTCGTGCGGCCCGCCGCCTTCGTGCTGGGCCTCATCACGTTCACGTCGGTGTGGAACGACTTCATGTGGCCGTTCATCGTGCTGAAGTCGCCGGAGCTGTTCACCGTGCAGATCGTGCTGAAGCAGCTGCAGGCGAACCGCACCATCGACCTCGCCCTCACGATGGGCGGATCGTTCATGGCGACGCTCCCCCTGCTCATCGTCTTCTTCTTCGTCGGACGCCGCATGGTCGCCGGCATCATGGACGGGGCTTTCAAGGGGTGA
- a CDS encoding sulfurtransferase, producing MSLITPEALAALIAGPHSVRVLDVRWRLDRPDGRAEYLAGHVPGAVYVDLERELSAHGAPTEGRHPLPSTAQLGEAARRWGLDDGDTVVVYDDLSSLAAARAWWLLVDAGVADVRILDGALRGWIAAGLPLEQGAVVPSPGSVTLGRGLLPRLTMGAAAALAQTGVLLDVRAEERYRGETEPIDPRAGHIPGALSAPTTANVDADGRFLDPAALRERFTALGVTEGEPVGVYCGSGITASHAAFALTLAGFAPRLYPGSWSQWSQHPDRPVATGAEPGGGG from the coding sequence ATGTCCCTCATCACCCCCGAAGCGCTCGCCGCGCTCATCGCCGGCCCTCACTCCGTGCGCGTGCTCGACGTGCGGTGGCGTCTGGACCGACCCGACGGCCGGGCGGAGTACCTCGCCGGGCACGTGCCCGGCGCCGTCTACGTCGACCTCGAGCGCGAGCTGTCTGCGCACGGCGCACCGACCGAGGGGCGGCACCCGCTGCCCTCCACGGCGCAGCTGGGGGAGGCGGCGCGGCGGTGGGGGCTCGACGACGGCGACACCGTCGTCGTCTACGACGACCTGTCGTCGCTCGCCGCCGCGCGCGCCTGGTGGCTGCTCGTCGATGCGGGGGTGGCGGACGTGCGCATCCTCGACGGCGCCCTGCGCGGGTGGATCGCCGCCGGGCTGCCGCTGGAACAGGGCGCGGTGGTTCCCAGCCCCGGCTCGGTCACGCTCGGTCGCGGACTCCTCCCGCGGCTGACGATGGGAGCAGCGGCGGCGCTGGCGCAGACCGGCGTGCTGCTGGACGTGCGCGCCGAGGAGCGCTATCGCGGCGAGACGGAGCCGATCGACCCGCGCGCCGGTCACATCCCGGGCGCCCTCAGCGCCCCGACCACCGCCAACGTGGATGCCGACGGTCGCTTCCTCGATCCCGCCGCGCTGCGCGAGCGGTTCACTGCTCTGGGGGTGACCGAGGGCGAGCCCGTCGGGGTGTACTGCGGGTCGGGCATCACGGCATCCCACGCGGCCTTCGCCCTCACCCTCGCCGGCTTCGCCCCGCGGCTGTACCCGGGCTCATGGAGCCAGTGGTCGCAGCACCCCGACCGCCCGGTGGCCACCGGCGCCGAGCCCGGGGGTGGCGGGTGA
- a CDS encoding ThuA domain-containing protein encodes MTRTRTVRALVWGENHHEKNDALTRRLYPDTIHGTIAAALRDGLGHEVVVDTATLDDDAHGLSEERLAATDVLYWWGHVRHDAVADEVVERVHHHVLAGMGLVALHSAHLSKIFTRLMGTTCTLRWRQADDRELVWTVAPTHPLAHGVPQPIVIPRQEMYGEFFDVPQPDDLVFVSGFSGGEVFRSGMTFARGHGRVFYFSPGDQDYPVYHHPGIRRVLCNAALWAAQDRPREAPRLTMRPLDEFAAAPAPTEAGGA; translated from the coding sequence GTGACGCGCACACGAACCGTCCGCGCTCTGGTGTGGGGCGAGAACCACCACGAGAAGAACGACGCCCTCACCCGGCGCCTCTACCCGGACACCATCCACGGCACCATCGCCGCCGCGCTGCGCGACGGTCTCGGCCACGAGGTCGTCGTCGACACCGCGACGCTCGACGACGACGCGCACGGGCTGTCCGAGGAGCGCCTGGCCGCCACCGACGTCCTGTACTGGTGGGGTCACGTGCGGCACGACGCCGTCGCGGACGAGGTCGTCGAGCGCGTGCACCACCACGTGCTCGCCGGCATGGGGCTGGTCGCCCTGCACTCGGCGCATCTGTCGAAGATCTTCACGCGCCTGATGGGCACCACCTGCACGCTGCGCTGGCGGCAGGCCGACGACCGCGAACTGGTGTGGACGGTCGCCCCCACGCATCCGCTGGCGCACGGCGTGCCGCAGCCCATCGTCATCCCCCGCCAGGAGATGTACGGCGAGTTCTTCGACGTGCCGCAGCCGGACGATCTCGTCTTCGTCTCGGGCTTCAGCGGGGGTGAGGTGTTCCGCTCGGGGATGACGTTCGCCCGCGGCCACGGCCGCGTGTTCTACTTCTCGCCCGGCGACCAGGACTACCCCGTGTACCACCACCCCGGCATCCGGCGGGTGCTCTGCAATGCGGCGCTCTGGGCCGCTCAGGACCGTCCCCGAGAGGCGCCCCGGCTGACGATGCGCCCGCTCGACGAGTTCGCGGCGGCGCCGGCCCCGACGGAGGCAGGCGGCGCATGA
- a CDS encoding LacI family DNA-binding transcriptional regulator, which yields MSRPTLVDVAHAAGVSRATAARVLAGATNVDPAMSVAVEREARRLGYETNFAARVLRGGRSGAIGIVIALNELDSVGGSFFTAVLKGAAKGLSAGEAQPVLLPAEDEDRDRIPRFLRSGALDGVIVILQHEITHLVAQLAQSPVPIAWVGRPAEDVGSDAVVIDCDNYGGGVLAAQALVDAGRRTIGIIAGPPDMAQAQERLQGCKDELARHGVVAGPVVHGDFTADSGSAAMARLLQRAPGLDGVFACSDLMASGGLRVLQAAGRRVPDEVSLVGFDDVVVAVTSDPPLTTVRQPLEEMGRAAAEALLARIEGRAEGGSIVLPTTLVRRETLI from the coding sequence ATGTCACGCCCCACGCTCGTCGACGTCGCCCATGCGGCGGGTGTCTCCCGGGCCACGGCCGCCCGCGTCCTCGCCGGCGCGACCAACGTCGACCCGGCGATGTCGGTCGCCGTCGAGCGGGAGGCGCGGCGGCTGGGGTACGAGACCAACTTCGCCGCACGGGTGCTGCGGGGCGGCCGCTCGGGGGCGATCGGCATCGTCATCGCCCTCAACGAGCTCGACAGCGTCGGGGGGTCCTTCTTCACCGCGGTGCTGAAGGGGGCGGCCAAAGGGCTGTCCGCCGGTGAGGCGCAGCCCGTGCTGCTGCCGGCAGAGGATGAGGACCGGGATCGCATTCCCCGGTTCCTGCGCTCCGGCGCCCTCGACGGCGTCATCGTGATCCTGCAGCACGAGATCACCCACCTGGTGGCACAGCTGGCCCAGTCGCCCGTTCCCATCGCCTGGGTGGGTCGCCCTGCGGAGGACGTCGGCAGCGACGCCGTCGTCATCGACTGCGACAACTACGGCGGTGGGGTGCTCGCTGCCCAGGCGCTCGTGGATGCCGGCCGGCGCACGATCGGCATCATCGCCGGCCCGCCCGACATGGCGCAGGCGCAGGAGCGCCTGCAGGGATGCAAGGACGAGCTCGCTCGCCACGGCGTGGTCGCGGGCCCGGTCGTGCACGGTGACTTCACTGCCGACAGCGGGTCCGCCGCGATGGCTCGTCTCCTGCAGCGCGCGCCCGGGTTGGACGGGGTGTTCGCGTGCTCGGATCTCATGGCATCCGGTGGGCTGCGCGTGCTGCAGGCGGCCGGCCGCCGCGTGCCCGACGAGGTGTCGCTGGTGGGGTTCGACGATGTCGTCGTCGCCGTGACATCGGACCCGCCGCTGACGACCGTGCGTCAGCCCCTGGAGGAGATGGGGCGCGCAGCGGCCGAGGCGCTGCTGGCGCGTATCGAGGGCAGAGCCGAGGGGGGAAGCATCGTGCTGCCCACGACGCTGGTGCGCCGCGAGACGCTCATCTGA
- a CDS encoding carbohydrate ABC transporter permease translates to MTATATAIPVQKKARRSDRPPRQVIRQPLAERVAPYLYIAPFFVIFAIFGLFPLLFTFYVALFDWNPIGEQTFVGLANFERLFADQRFWNAFVNTFGIFLISTIPQLMLALGLAHLLNHATLKMANFFRMALLVPYITSVAATALVFAQIFDKNFGLINWMLDIFGIPAVNFLSSQVGSWIVISSMVMWRWFGYNTLLYLAGLQALPREMYEAASVDGASGWQQFIHLTIPSLRPIIIFTVIMSTIGGLQIFTEPLLVAPESGLTCGGGRQCQTLALFLYEQGFGQFEFGYGSAVGVALFVIVVVVSLINFFLTTRTRKAR, encoded by the coding sequence ATGACCGCGACGGCGACCGCCATCCCCGTCCAGAAGAAGGCCCGTCGCAGCGATCGGCCGCCCCGCCAGGTGATCCGCCAGCCGCTGGCCGAGCGCGTGGCGCCGTACCTCTACATCGCGCCGTTCTTCGTGATCTTCGCGATCTTCGGCCTCTTCCCGCTGCTGTTCACGTTCTACGTCGCCCTGTTCGATTGGAACCCGATCGGCGAGCAGACCTTCGTGGGGCTGGCCAACTTCGAGCGGCTCTTCGCAGACCAGCGTTTCTGGAACGCCTTCGTCAACACCTTCGGCATCTTCCTCATCTCGACCATCCCGCAGCTGATGCTCGCCCTGGGACTCGCGCACCTGCTGAACCACGCGACGCTCAAGATGGCCAACTTCTTCCGCATGGCGCTGCTGGTCCCCTACATCACGTCGGTCGCCGCGACCGCCCTGGTGTTCGCCCAGATCTTCGACAAGAACTTCGGCCTCATCAACTGGATGCTCGACATCTTCGGCATCCCGGCCGTGAACTTCCTGTCGTCGCAGGTCGGCTCGTGGATCGTGATCTCGTCGATGGTGATGTGGCGGTGGTTCGGCTACAACACCCTGCTGTACCTGGCGGGCCTGCAGGCCCTGCCCCGCGAGATGTACGAAGCCGCCTCCGTCGACGGGGCGTCGGGGTGGCAGCAGTTCATCCACCTGACCATCCCGTCGCTGCGGCCCATCATCATCTTCACCGTGATCATGTCGACGATCGGCGGACTGCAGATCTTCACCGAGCCGTTGCTGGTCGCCCCGGAATCAGGGCTCACCTGCGGCGGTGGCCGGCAGTGCCAGACGCTCGCGCTGTTCCTCTACGAGCAGGGCTTCGGCCAGTTCGAGTTCGGCTACGGCTCTGCGGTCGGCGTCGCACTCTTCGTCATCGTCGTCGTGGTCTCCCTCATCAACTTCTTCCTCACCACCCGCACCCGGAAGGCGCGCTGA
- a CDS encoding extracellular solute-binding protein, whose product MNRRKLALPIAAVGTLALLMSGCTSGGSGESSGDPNAEFEFWSFTGIGQKDSVERYLEKNPDAKVKLSEVGSTAETATALTAALAGGRVPDLVMIQNDELPKFIENPSNFIDLRTLGGDDLGEDYLDWAIGEATAEDGSIIGIPTDVGGLGFAYRADLFEAAGLPSDPDEVAAMWSDWDSFIEMGEKYTAATGQPFVDNVETTVFFAAVNQVSEKYYSPEGEVTFDTNGEVEEAFDVAVRAYEAGISAGIAAWSSGWAPGRANAAFAVSTAPSWMLSGYKTDAPDTEGLWRVAAVPGVGGNWGGSVIAIPARAKNPEAAWQYIQTMLTPEAQTEHFAETGTFPAAKSALESEEVLSYTDPFYGDSQIGEVISESVLQFNSFLNGPDTSAIGAALLNTLVDMEAGNVAPREAWSTGVSSAKAALGG is encoded by the coding sequence GTGAACCGTCGCAAACTGGCCCTGCCCATCGCAGCGGTCGGCACTCTCGCACTGCTGATGTCCGGATGCACCTCGGGAGGTTCGGGCGAGAGTTCGGGCGACCCGAACGCCGAGTTCGAGTTCTGGTCCTTCACCGGCATCGGCCAGAAGGACTCGGTCGAGCGCTACCTCGAGAAGAACCCCGACGCCAAGGTGAAGCTGTCGGAGGTGGGAAGCACCGCCGAGACCGCCACCGCGCTGACCGCGGCGCTGGCCGGCGGCCGCGTGCCGGACCTCGTCATGATCCAGAACGACGAGCTGCCGAAGTTCATCGAGAACCCGAGCAACTTCATCGACCTGCGCACGCTCGGCGGCGACGACCTGGGCGAGGACTACCTCGACTGGGCGATCGGCGAGGCCACCGCCGAGGACGGATCCATCATCGGCATCCCCACCGACGTCGGCGGTCTGGGCTTCGCCTACCGCGCCGACCTCTTCGAGGCCGCGGGGCTCCCCAGCGACCCGGACGAGGTCGCCGCCATGTGGTCGGACTGGGATTCGTTCATCGAGATGGGCGAGAAGTACACCGCCGCCACCGGGCAGCCCTTCGTCGACAACGTCGAGACGACGGTGTTCTTCGCCGCCGTGAACCAGGTGAGCGAGAAGTACTACTCGCCCGAGGGCGAGGTCACCTTCGACACCAACGGCGAGGTGGAGGAAGCGTTCGACGTCGCCGTCCGCGCCTACGAAGCCGGCATCAGCGCGGGGATCGCCGCCTGGTCGTCGGGCTGGGCGCCGGGTCGCGCCAACGCGGCGTTCGCCGTGTCGACGGCGCCGTCGTGGATGCTCTCGGGCTACAAGACCGACGCCCCCGACACCGAGGGCCTGTGGCGCGTCGCCGCGGTCCCGGGCGTCGGCGGCAACTGGGGCGGCAGCGTCATCGCCATCCCCGCCCGGGCGAAGAACCCCGAAGCGGCCTGGCAGTACATCCAGACCATGCTGACCCCCGAGGCGCAGACCGAGCACTTCGCCGAGACGGGCACGTTCCCTGCCGCCAAGTCCGCACTCGAGAGCGAGGAGGTGCTCAGCTACACCGACCCGTTCTACGGGGACTCCCAGATCGGCGAGGTCATCAGCGAGTCCGTGCTGCAGTTCAACTCCTTCCTCAACGGGCCGGACACCAGCGCCATCGGCGCCGCGCTGCTGAACACCCTGGTCGACATGGAAGCCGGCAACGTCGCGCCGCGCGAGGCCTGGTCGACCGGCGTCTCGAGCGCCAAGGCCGCGCTCGGCGGCTGA
- a CDS encoding Gfo/Idh/MocA family protein, translating into MRQVVIVGAGGMGRAWMDAVARRDDLWVAAVVDIVPDAAQAAVRERGWDIPCTATVSEALRAVDAGMLLNVTVPEAHVEVSSAALRAGVPVLSEKPVAPTLAGALHLAAISDDTGTLLATSQSRRHARGIRALRDALDTLGGAEQLDARFRQNPRFGGFRDRMASPLLLDMAVHTFDQARYLLGSEPVTVWCEEYSPSWSWYRGAAAAHAVFRFNDGARFAYSGSWCADGLTTSWNGHWRGDAAGGAAEWDGEDHVVAQSGDAPPTVQPLDEAAEGLDAALAEFVGALDGGPAPSGEIAANVWSLAMVEAAVASSTMGTPVSLAAVFGAARAQVGAAR; encoded by the coding sequence ATGAGACAGGTCGTCATCGTGGGTGCCGGCGGCATGGGCCGGGCATGGATGGACGCGGTGGCCCGTCGGGACGACCTGTGGGTGGCGGCCGTCGTCGACATCGTTCCCGACGCGGCGCAGGCGGCGGTGCGGGAACGCGGCTGGGACATCCCCTGCACGGCGACGGTCTCCGAGGCCCTGCGGGCGGTGGATGCCGGGATGCTGCTCAACGTCACGGTGCCCGAGGCGCATGTCGAGGTCAGCAGCGCGGCCCTGCGCGCCGGGGTGCCCGTGCTCAGCGAGAAGCCCGTCGCCCCCACCCTGGCCGGCGCGCTGCATCTCGCCGCGATCAGCGACGACACCGGCACGCTGCTGGCGACCAGCCAGTCGCGCCGGCATGCCCGCGGCATCCGTGCCCTGCGCGACGCCCTCGACACGCTGGGCGGCGCGGAGCAGCTCGACGCCCGGTTCCGTCAGAACCCGCGTTTCGGCGGCTTCCGCGACCGGATGGCATCGCCTCTGCTCCTCGACATGGCCGTGCACACCTTCGACCAGGCGCGGTACCTGCTGGGCAGCGAGCCCGTGACGGTCTGGTGCGAGGAGTACTCCCCGTCGTGGAGCTGGTACCGGGGCGCGGCCGCCGCGCACGCGGTGTTCCGCTTCAACGACGGCGCCCGCTTCGCCTACTCCGGCAGCTGGTGCGCCGACGGCCTGACGACATCGTGGAACGGCCACTGGCGCGGCGACGCGGCAGGGGGTGCAGCCGAGTGGGACGGCGAAGACCACGTGGTCGCGCAGTCCGGCGACGCCCCGCCGACCGTGCAGCCGCTCGACGAGGCCGCCGAAGGCCTGGATGCCGCACTGGCGGAGTTCGTCGGCGCCCTCGACGGCGGACCCGCACCCTCGGGTGAGATCGCGGCGAACGTGTGGAGTCTGGCGATGGTCGAGGCGGCGGTCGCGTCGTCGACCATGGGCACGCCGGTGAGCCTGGCCGCGGTGTTCGGCGCGGCCAGGGCGCAGGTGGGCGCGGCGCGCTAG